The stretch of DNA AACTCATTTACTACAAGTACCGAACCTCTCTATATTGTAGATGGTATACCTTTTACTACAGGCGAAGCTCCTGAAACCGATTATGGAACAAAACAAAAAAATAACCCGCTAAGTATGATCAGTCCTCATGATATTGAATCTATCGAGGTATTGAAAGATGCATCAGCGACCGCTATTTACGGATCTCGTGCTGCAAATGGTGTTGTTATTATTACTACTAAGTCCGGTTCGGGTGGAAAAACAAAAGTAGTATTCAGCTCTAATTTTAATGTAGCGTCTGCCGTTAAAAAAATTCCGGTACTAAGTGCTGCCGAATATGCCGAATACAGAAATGAGTTGGTTATCAATGGCTATCTGTATGATGGCAAAAGCTATGTTGATGCAGCTAATCTTCCTTATCCAATTCCAGGGCGTTGGTCAGAAACCAAAGGCAAAGACCCGATTACAGGTCAAGAAATTGTAATAAAGAGAGAGTATCTACCAAGTCCTGATGATTTTAGGAATGGATATGATCGAAATCAGGATGGAAAATTGTTTTATGGTACAAATTGGCAAGATCAAATATTTCACACAGCCACTAGTCAGGAGTATAATTTAAGTGTTTCAGGTGGTGATAAAAATGGTTCTTTTATGTATTCAGGGGGGATGCTGGATCAACAAGGGATCATTGTAAACTCTTATTACAAACGTTACAATGTACGTGCCAATAATACACGCAAAGTAAATAACTGGATCGAGATTGGTAATAATATAACTTTTTCTAAATCAGACAACCGTTTGGCTCGTACCAACAGTGAAAATTATGGAGTAATTGAATCCGCTATTGGATTTAATCCTACTCGTCCCGTTTTTGACCCCGAAGCTGACTCTGGTTTCTCAGAAGATTTTTCAAGCGGTTTGGCTAATCCTTACCTAACAGCTCACACAGAAAAAAACATTCTGACATCTTTATCTGTATATACATCAGGCTTTGCAGAAGTAACTTTTGCTGATTGGTTGAAATTCCGTCAGAATGTAGGCTATGGTTACAACTCTTATGAACGTAATCAGTATTATAACAGATGGACAGGATCTGGCCAAGCACCAACAAATGGTTATGGAAGAAAAGATGATAGTGCTTACGAAGGTCTTACAACCGAGTCTTTGCTAACATTCAATAAGACATTTGGCATACATGCTGTTAATGCTGTGGTGGGTATGACTTATGAAAAATCGATGGGTAAAAGTAAATCGATGAGTAGTAAAAATTATCCAACGGATGATACCGAAGATAATAATATCAATGCAGGTATTAAAGACCGTGAAATAAGCAGTGGCAGATGGAAATCTCAATTGATGTCTTATTTGGTTCGTGGTAATTATAACCTGAGAGATAAATATTTGTTTACAGCATCATACCGTCGTGATGGATCGAGCCGTTTTGCTCTACAAAACCGTTGGTCTAACTTCTATTCCGGAGCTATTGCTTGGCGTTTGGGAGAAGAAGCATTTATTAAGAATCTAAATTTCTTTGATAATCTAAAGCTTCGTTTAAGTGCAGGACAAACAGGTAATCAGGGGATCAGTGCATACGCCACACGTTCTCGCTTTACTATCCAGAACTATCCTTTTGATGGTACCCAAACATCGGGTATGGCAGAAGACCGTTGGGGAGGACCTGCTGCTGTAGATCTCAAATGGGAAACTACAAACCAATATGACTTGGGACTAGATGTATCTTTCTTTAACAGCCGGGTTAATCTAACAGCAGATTATTATTATAAGAAAACTACCGATTTGCTTCAATACAGATATATAGATGCTAGTTCCGGATTTAGTGAATTAGCATGTAACTATGGAAACGTAGTAAACAAAGGACTCGAGCTTAGTGGAAACTTTATGCCTGTGAAAACATCCGATTGGATGTGGACTTTGGATGCTAATATCTCATTTAATAAGAATGTAATTGGAGGATTAAATGCCGATCAGTTCTCTGATGTAGTATGGGGCATGGAAAGTATGTTCCTCAGAAGAAACGGTCAGCCTATTGGTATTATCTACGGTTATGTTGAAGATGGATTTTATAATAACGAAGCAGAAGTTCGTGCCGATCCTTATTATAAAACACAGTCAGACTCTAAGATAAAGAGTATGGTAGGACAGATTAAGTATAAGAATATGGATGATGATCCGATGATTGACGAACGCGATAAAACGATTATCGGAAATACGAATCCTGATTTCCAATACGGATTGACAAGTACATTGACTTATAAGAATTGGACTTTCAGTTTCTTACTGCAAGGAACACAGGGAAATGATATTCTGAATACTAACCTGAGAAGCTTTGATGTGGCAGGTTCAGGTAACATGCCGAAATTTGTTTGGGACAACCGTTGGACTCCAGATAATAGAGATAATGCGCTATGGCCTCGTGCTGACGGAACATATACTCGCTCTATGAAAGCCTCAGACCGTTATGTTGTAGATGGTTCATACCTCCGCTGTAAGAATATTAGTTTAGGTTACAGATGGCCATCTCCTGTAAAATATATAGAATCTCTCAATGTAGTGGCTAGTGTATCCAATCTGTTTACTATTTCGGGATATGACTGGTATGATCCGGATGTAAATGCATTTGGTAGTGATCCTACACGCAGGGGTGTAGATATGTCTTCATATCCAAGTGCCCGTACATTTAATTTGGGTGTTCAATTAGCTTTTTAAATTAAAAAAATCATGAATATGAAACTTACTAA from Dysgonomonas mossii encodes:
- a CDS encoding SusC/RagA family TonB-linked outer membrane protein, with product MKRLFGSISGIIWVLIIALIFVPDSLEATTLEALQSVKITGVVTDESGSPVIGATVRVKNANVGTITEIDGHYSIDAPKNGTLIFSFIGYQTQEVAIKGKNTINVVLTEDSQMLEETVVIGYGAVKKRDLTGSVSSLKSDELLRTNPVSINQGLQGKMAGVSVSQADGAPGSGISIQIRGANSFTTSTEPLYIVDGIPFTTGEAPETDYGTKQKNNPLSMISPHDIESIEVLKDASATAIYGSRAANGVVIITTKSGSGGKTKVVFSSNFNVASAVKKIPVLSAAEYAEYRNELVINGYLYDGKSYVDAANLPYPIPGRWSETKGKDPITGQEIVIKREYLPSPDDFRNGYDRNQDGKLFYGTNWQDQIFHTATSQEYNLSVSGGDKNGSFMYSGGMLDQQGIIVNSYYKRYNVRANNTRKVNNWIEIGNNITFSKSDNRLARTNSENYGVIESAIGFNPTRPVFDPEADSGFSEDFSSGLANPYLTAHTEKNILTSLSVYTSGFAEVTFADWLKFRQNVGYGYNSYERNQYYNRWTGSGQAPTNGYGRKDDSAYEGLTTESLLTFNKTFGIHAVNAVVGMTYEKSMGKSKSMSSKNYPTDDTEDNNINAGIKDREISSGRWKSQLMSYLVRGNYNLRDKYLFTASYRRDGSSRFALQNRWSNFYSGAIAWRLGEEAFIKNLNFFDNLKLRLSAGQTGNQGISAYATRSRFTIQNYPFDGTQTSGMAEDRWGGPAAVDLKWETTNQYDLGLDVSFFNSRVNLTADYYYKKTTDLLQYRYIDASSGFSELACNYGNVVNKGLELSGNFMPVKTSDWMWTLDANISFNKNVIGGLNADQFSDVVWGMESMFLRRNGQPIGIIYGYVEDGFYNNEAEVRADPYYKTQSDSKIKSMVGQIKYKNMDDDPMIDERDKTIIGNTNPDFQYGLTSTLTYKNWTFSFLLQGTQGNDILNTNLRSFDVAGSGNMPKFVWDNRWTPDNRDNALWPRADGTYTRSMKASDRYVVDGSYLRCKNISLGYRWPSPVKYIESLNVVASVSNLFTISGYDWYDPDVNAFGSDPTRRGVDMSSYPSARTFNLGVQLAF